The following coding sequences lie in one Saccopteryx bilineata isolate mSacBil1 chromosome X, mSacBil1_pri_phased_curated, whole genome shotgun sequence genomic window:
- the USP11 gene encoding ubiquitin carboxyl-terminal hydrolase 11 isoform X1: MAAVVGNPLAEVEAGEPQREAMPALESQRRQIENGEDGRKRPLRAGESWFLVEQHWYKQWEVYVRGGDKDSNTFPGCVSNTKLFEDEVNWHLKKGLKEGEDYVLLPAAAWHYLVSWYGLKHGQPPIERKVVDLRGVCKVEVYPVELLLVQHSDMETPHTAQFSQTDSIATVLRTAREQFLVSPQEEARLWVRNAEGTFERFCNTRVTVLDAALKSGQLVVMETRSKDGTWPSKQPRNASGTSKEGERFRGQPGICGLTNLGNTCFMNSALQCLSNVPQLTEYFLKNRYLEELNFCNPLGMKGEIAEAYADLVKQAWSGHHRSIVPNVFKTKVGHFASQFLGYQQHDSQELLSFLLDGLHEDLNRVKKKEYVELCDAAGRPDHEVAQEAWQNHKRRNDSVIVDTFHGLFKSTLVCPDCGNVSVTFDPFCYLSVPLPVNNKRVMEVFFVSMDPRRKPEQHRLVVPKKGKISDLCVALAKHTGISPERMMVADVFSHRFYKIYQLEESLSTILDRDDIFIYEVSGRSSITENTKEDVVLPIYLRERTPARDYNNSYYGLMLFGHPLLVSVPRDRLSWDALYHILLYRLSRYVTKPSSDDEDDGDEKADSQGKKGIPKSGNGAAGSAQDPGQEQAGPSSGVAGGSRASADNSPGPSNWPQRARRKHLFTLQTVNSNGTSDRSNLNEDTQAQPYIAIDWEPEMKKRYYDDVEAEGYVKHECVRYVLKKAPVKLQECIELFTTVETLEKENPWYCPSCKRHQLATKKLDLWSLPETLIIHLKRFSYTKFSREKLDTLVEFPIRDLDFSEFVIKPQNEAAPELYKYDLIAVSNHYGGLRDGHYTTFACNKDSGQWHYFDDNSVSPVTENQIESKAAYVLFYQRQDVVRHRMQPKPQPGPSDPPASPASDSPPKPESMDIN; encoded by the exons GTTCCTTGTGGAGCAGCACTGGTACAAACAGTGGGAAGTGTATGTGCGGGGAGGAGACAAGGATTCTAACACCTTCCCTGGCTGTGTCAGTAATACTAAGCTCTTTGAAG ACGAGGTAAACTGGCACCTCAAGAAGGGACTGAAGGAAGGTGAGGACTATGTGCTGCTCCCAGCGGCTGCTTGGCATTACCTGGTCAGCTGGTACGGTTTAAAGCATGGCCAGCCGCCCATTGAACGCAAG GTCGTGGATCTGCGTGGCGTCTGTAAGGTTGAGGTGTACCCAGTAGAACTGCTGCTTGTCCAGCACAGTGATATGGAAACACCCCACACTGCTCAATTCAGCCAAACCGATTCTATTG CCACGGTTTTACGCACCGCTCGAGAGCAGTTTCTGGTGAGCCCCCAGGAAGAGGCACGTCTTTGGGTCAGGAACGCAGAAGGCACCTTTGAGAGATTCTGCAACACACGTGTCACAGTGCTTGACGCTGCTCTCAAGTCTGGGCAG TTGGTCGTCATGGAGACCCGAAGCAAGGATGGCACTTGGCCTAGCAAACAGCCACGCAATGC GAGCGGCACATCGAAGGAGGGTGAGCGCTTCCGGGGCCAGCCAGGCATCTGTGGTCTCACCAACCTGGGGAACACATGCTTCATGAACTCGGCCCTGCAG TGTCTCAGTAACGTGCCACAGCTCACTGAGTACTTCCTCAAAAACCGCTATCTGGAGGAGCTTAACTTCTGCAACCCGCTGGGCATGAAGGGTGAGATCGCAGAGGCCTATGCGGACCTGGTGAAGCAGGCCTGGTCTGGCCACCACCGCTCCATCGTGCCCAATGTGTTCAAG ACCAAGGTTGGCCACTTTGCATCCCAGTTTCTGGGCTACCAGCAGCATGATTCCCAGGAGCTGCTATCATTCCTCCTGGATGGGCTGCATGAGGACCTCAATCGTGTCAAGAAGAAGGAATATGTGGAGCTGTGTGATGCTGCTGGGCGGCCTGATCAT GAGGTCGCTCAGGAGGCCTGGCAGAACCACAAACGGCGGAACGACTCTGTGATTGTGGACACTTTCCATGGATTATTCAAGTCCACGTTGGTGTGCCCTGATTGTGGCAATGTGTCGGTGACCTTCGACCCGTTCTGCTACCTTAGTGTCCCACTGCCTGTCAACAACAAGAGGGTCATGGAGGTCTTCTTTGTCTCTATGGACCCCCGCCGCAAGCCAGAGCAG CACCGGCTCGTGGTCCCCAAGAAAGGCAAGATTTCAGATttgtgtgtggccctggccaaacACACTGGTATCTCTCCAGAAAGG ATGATGGTGGCTGATGTCTTCAGTCATCGCTTCTATAAGATCTACCAGCTGGAGGAGTCTCTGAGTACCATCTTGGATCGAGATGATATCTTTAT ATATGAGGTGTCTGGAAGGTCTTCTATCACTGAGAACACTAAGGAGGATGTGGTGCTCCCTATCTACCTGCGGGAGCGTACTCCTGCCCGGGACTACAACAACTCCTACTATGGCCTGATGCTCTTTGGACACCCACTGCTGGTGTCAGTGCCCCGAGACCGGCTCTCCTGGGATGCCCTGTATCACATCCTGCTGTACCGCCTCTC ACGCTATGTGACCAAACCCAGCTCGGATGACGAGGATGATGGTGATGAGAAAG CAGATTCACAGGGTAAGAAGGGTATCCCCAAGTCTGGAAATGGAGCTGCAGGCAGCGCCCAAGATCCTGGACAAGAGCAGGCTGGGCCAAGCTCTGGAGTCGCTGGCGGGAGCCGGGCCTCTGCGGACAACTCTCCTGGACCATCTAACTGGCCCCAGAGGGCACGGCGCAAGCACCTGTTCACCCTGCAGACAGTGAACTCCAACGGGACCAGTGACCGCTCAAACTTGAACGAGGATACTCAAG cccagccATATATTGCCATCGACTGGGAGCCAGAGATGAAAAAGCGTTACTATGATGATGTGGAGGCTGAG GGCTACGTCAAGCACGAGTGCGTTAGGTATGTGCTGAAGAAGGCTCCCGTGAAACTGCAGGAGTGCATTGAGCTCTTCACCACTGTGGAGACCCTGGAGAAGGAAAACCCCTG GTACTGCCCCTCCTGCAAGCGGCACCAGCTGGCCACCAAGAAACTGGACCTGTGGTCACTGCCTGAGACACTCATCATCCACCTGAAGCGCTTCTCCTACACCAAGTTCTCCCGCGAGAAGCTGGACACCCTTGTGGAGTTCCCTATTCG gGACCTGGACTTCTCCGAGTTTGTCATCAAGCCGCAGAACGAGGCAGCCCCAGAGCTGTACAAATATGATCTCATCGCAGTGTCCAACCATTATGGGGGCCTGCGTGATGGACACT ACACAACATTTGCCTGCAACAAGGACAGTGGGCAATGGCACTACTTTGATGACAACAGCGTCTCACCTGTGACTGAGAATCAGATTGAG TCTAAGGCAGCCTACGTTCTCTTCTATCAACGCCAGGATGTGGTGCGTCATCGCATGCAGCCCAAGCCCCAACCGGGCCCTTCTGAccctccagcatctcctgccaGCGATTCCCCACCCAAACCTGAGTCAATGGATATAAACTAA
- the USP11 gene encoding ubiquitin carboxyl-terminal hydrolase 11 isoform X3, which yields METPHTAQFSQTDSIATVLRTAREQFLVSPQEEARLWVRNAEGTFERFCNTRVTVLDAALKSGQLVVMETRSKDGTWPSKQPRNASGTSKEGERFRGQPGICGLTNLGNTCFMNSALQCLSNVPQLTEYFLKNRYLEELNFCNPLGMKGEIAEAYADLVKQAWSGHHRSIVPNVFKTKVGHFASQFLGYQQHDSQELLSFLLDGLHEDLNRVKKKEYVELCDAAGRPDHEVAQEAWQNHKRRNDSVIVDTFHGLFKSTLVCPDCGNVSVTFDPFCYLSVPLPVNNKRVMEVFFVSMDPRRKPEQHRLVVPKKGKISDLCVALAKHTGISPERMMVADVFSHRFYKIYQLEESLSTILDRDDIFIYEVSGRSSITENTKEDVVLPIYLRERTPARDYNNSYYGLMLFGHPLLVSVPRDRLSWDALYHILLYRLSRYVTKPSSDDEDDGDEKADSQGKKGIPKSGNGAAGSAQDPGQEQAGPSSGVAGGSRASADNSPGPSNWPQRARRKHLFTLQTVNSNGTSDRSNLNEDTQAQPYIAIDWEPEMKKRYYDDVEAEGYVKHECVRYVLKKAPVKLQECIELFTTVETLEKENPWYCPSCKRHQLATKKLDLWSLPETLIIHLKRFSYTKFSREKLDTLVEFPIRDLDFSEFVIKPQNEAAPELYKYDLIAVSNHYGGLRDGHYTTFACNKDSGQWHYFDDNSVSPVTENQIESKAAYVLFYQRQDVVRHRMQPKPQPGPSDPPASPASDSPPKPESMDIN from the exons ATGGAAACACCCCACACTGCTCAATTCAGCCAAACCGATTCTATTG CCACGGTTTTACGCACCGCTCGAGAGCAGTTTCTGGTGAGCCCCCAGGAAGAGGCACGTCTTTGGGTCAGGAACGCAGAAGGCACCTTTGAGAGATTCTGCAACACACGTGTCACAGTGCTTGACGCTGCTCTCAAGTCTGGGCAG TTGGTCGTCATGGAGACCCGAAGCAAGGATGGCACTTGGCCTAGCAAACAGCCACGCAATGC GAGCGGCACATCGAAGGAGGGTGAGCGCTTCCGGGGCCAGCCAGGCATCTGTGGTCTCACCAACCTGGGGAACACATGCTTCATGAACTCGGCCCTGCAG TGTCTCAGTAACGTGCCACAGCTCACTGAGTACTTCCTCAAAAACCGCTATCTGGAGGAGCTTAACTTCTGCAACCCGCTGGGCATGAAGGGTGAGATCGCAGAGGCCTATGCGGACCTGGTGAAGCAGGCCTGGTCTGGCCACCACCGCTCCATCGTGCCCAATGTGTTCAAG ACCAAGGTTGGCCACTTTGCATCCCAGTTTCTGGGCTACCAGCAGCATGATTCCCAGGAGCTGCTATCATTCCTCCTGGATGGGCTGCATGAGGACCTCAATCGTGTCAAGAAGAAGGAATATGTGGAGCTGTGTGATGCTGCTGGGCGGCCTGATCAT GAGGTCGCTCAGGAGGCCTGGCAGAACCACAAACGGCGGAACGACTCTGTGATTGTGGACACTTTCCATGGATTATTCAAGTCCACGTTGGTGTGCCCTGATTGTGGCAATGTGTCGGTGACCTTCGACCCGTTCTGCTACCTTAGTGTCCCACTGCCTGTCAACAACAAGAGGGTCATGGAGGTCTTCTTTGTCTCTATGGACCCCCGCCGCAAGCCAGAGCAG CACCGGCTCGTGGTCCCCAAGAAAGGCAAGATTTCAGATttgtgtgtggccctggccaaacACACTGGTATCTCTCCAGAAAGG ATGATGGTGGCTGATGTCTTCAGTCATCGCTTCTATAAGATCTACCAGCTGGAGGAGTCTCTGAGTACCATCTTGGATCGAGATGATATCTTTAT ATATGAGGTGTCTGGAAGGTCTTCTATCACTGAGAACACTAAGGAGGATGTGGTGCTCCCTATCTACCTGCGGGAGCGTACTCCTGCCCGGGACTACAACAACTCCTACTATGGCCTGATGCTCTTTGGACACCCACTGCTGGTGTCAGTGCCCCGAGACCGGCTCTCCTGGGATGCCCTGTATCACATCCTGCTGTACCGCCTCTC ACGCTATGTGACCAAACCCAGCTCGGATGACGAGGATGATGGTGATGAGAAAG CAGATTCACAGGGTAAGAAGGGTATCCCCAAGTCTGGAAATGGAGCTGCAGGCAGCGCCCAAGATCCTGGACAAGAGCAGGCTGGGCCAAGCTCTGGAGTCGCTGGCGGGAGCCGGGCCTCTGCGGACAACTCTCCTGGACCATCTAACTGGCCCCAGAGGGCACGGCGCAAGCACCTGTTCACCCTGCAGACAGTGAACTCCAACGGGACCAGTGACCGCTCAAACTTGAACGAGGATACTCAAG cccagccATATATTGCCATCGACTGGGAGCCAGAGATGAAAAAGCGTTACTATGATGATGTGGAGGCTGAG GGCTACGTCAAGCACGAGTGCGTTAGGTATGTGCTGAAGAAGGCTCCCGTGAAACTGCAGGAGTGCATTGAGCTCTTCACCACTGTGGAGACCCTGGAGAAGGAAAACCCCTG GTACTGCCCCTCCTGCAAGCGGCACCAGCTGGCCACCAAGAAACTGGACCTGTGGTCACTGCCTGAGACACTCATCATCCACCTGAAGCGCTTCTCCTACACCAAGTTCTCCCGCGAGAAGCTGGACACCCTTGTGGAGTTCCCTATTCG gGACCTGGACTTCTCCGAGTTTGTCATCAAGCCGCAGAACGAGGCAGCCCCAGAGCTGTACAAATATGATCTCATCGCAGTGTCCAACCATTATGGGGGCCTGCGTGATGGACACT ACACAACATTTGCCTGCAACAAGGACAGTGGGCAATGGCACTACTTTGATGACAACAGCGTCTCACCTGTGACTGAGAATCAGATTGAG TCTAAGGCAGCCTACGTTCTCTTCTATCAACGCCAGGATGTGGTGCGTCATCGCATGCAGCCCAAGCCCCAACCGGGCCCTTCTGAccctccagcatctcctgccaGCGATTCCCCACCCAAACCTGAGTCAATGGATATAAACTAA
- the USP11 gene encoding ubiquitin carboxyl-terminal hydrolase 11 isoform X2 has product MAAVVGNPLAEVEAGEPQREAMPALESQRRQIENGEDGRKRPLRAGESWFLVEQHWYKQWEVYVRGGDKDSNTFPGCVSNTKLFEDEVNWHLKKGLKEGEDYVLLPAAAWHYLVSWYGLKHGQPPIERKVVDLRGVCKVEVYPVELLLVQHSDMETPHTAQFSQTDSIATVLRTAREQFLVSPQEEARLWVRNAEGTFERFCNTRVTVLDAALKSGQLVVMETRSKDGTWPSKQPRNASGTSKEGERFRGQPGICGLTNLGNTCFMNSALQCLSNVPQLTEYFLKNRYLEELNFCNPLGMKGEIAEAYADLVKQAWSGHHRSIVPNVFKTKVGHFASQFLGYQQHDSQELLSFLLDGLHEDLNRVKKKEYVELCDAAGRPDHEVAQEAWQNHKRRNDSVIVDTFHGLFKSTLVCPDCGNVSVTFDPFCYLSVPLPVNNKRVMEVFFVSMDPRRKPEQHRLVVPKKGKISDLCVALAKHTGISPERMMVADVFSHRFYKIYQLEESLSTILDRDDIFIYEVSGRSSITENTKEDVVLPIYLRERTPARDYNNSYYGLMLFGHPLLVSVPRDRLSWDALYHILLYRLSRYVTKPSSDDEDDGDEKDSQGKKGIPKSGNGAAGSAQDPGQEQAGPSSGVAGGSRASADNSPGPSNWPQRARRKHLFTLQTVNSNGTSDRSNLNEDTQAQPYIAIDWEPEMKKRYYDDVEAEGYVKHECVRYVLKKAPVKLQECIELFTTVETLEKENPWYCPSCKRHQLATKKLDLWSLPETLIIHLKRFSYTKFSREKLDTLVEFPIRDLDFSEFVIKPQNEAAPELYKYDLIAVSNHYGGLRDGHYTTFACNKDSGQWHYFDDNSVSPVTENQIESKAAYVLFYQRQDVVRHRMQPKPQPGPSDPPASPASDSPPKPESMDIN; this is encoded by the exons GTTCCTTGTGGAGCAGCACTGGTACAAACAGTGGGAAGTGTATGTGCGGGGAGGAGACAAGGATTCTAACACCTTCCCTGGCTGTGTCAGTAATACTAAGCTCTTTGAAG ACGAGGTAAACTGGCACCTCAAGAAGGGACTGAAGGAAGGTGAGGACTATGTGCTGCTCCCAGCGGCTGCTTGGCATTACCTGGTCAGCTGGTACGGTTTAAAGCATGGCCAGCCGCCCATTGAACGCAAG GTCGTGGATCTGCGTGGCGTCTGTAAGGTTGAGGTGTACCCAGTAGAACTGCTGCTTGTCCAGCACAGTGATATGGAAACACCCCACACTGCTCAATTCAGCCAAACCGATTCTATTG CCACGGTTTTACGCACCGCTCGAGAGCAGTTTCTGGTGAGCCCCCAGGAAGAGGCACGTCTTTGGGTCAGGAACGCAGAAGGCACCTTTGAGAGATTCTGCAACACACGTGTCACAGTGCTTGACGCTGCTCTCAAGTCTGGGCAG TTGGTCGTCATGGAGACCCGAAGCAAGGATGGCACTTGGCCTAGCAAACAGCCACGCAATGC GAGCGGCACATCGAAGGAGGGTGAGCGCTTCCGGGGCCAGCCAGGCATCTGTGGTCTCACCAACCTGGGGAACACATGCTTCATGAACTCGGCCCTGCAG TGTCTCAGTAACGTGCCACAGCTCACTGAGTACTTCCTCAAAAACCGCTATCTGGAGGAGCTTAACTTCTGCAACCCGCTGGGCATGAAGGGTGAGATCGCAGAGGCCTATGCGGACCTGGTGAAGCAGGCCTGGTCTGGCCACCACCGCTCCATCGTGCCCAATGTGTTCAAG ACCAAGGTTGGCCACTTTGCATCCCAGTTTCTGGGCTACCAGCAGCATGATTCCCAGGAGCTGCTATCATTCCTCCTGGATGGGCTGCATGAGGACCTCAATCGTGTCAAGAAGAAGGAATATGTGGAGCTGTGTGATGCTGCTGGGCGGCCTGATCAT GAGGTCGCTCAGGAGGCCTGGCAGAACCACAAACGGCGGAACGACTCTGTGATTGTGGACACTTTCCATGGATTATTCAAGTCCACGTTGGTGTGCCCTGATTGTGGCAATGTGTCGGTGACCTTCGACCCGTTCTGCTACCTTAGTGTCCCACTGCCTGTCAACAACAAGAGGGTCATGGAGGTCTTCTTTGTCTCTATGGACCCCCGCCGCAAGCCAGAGCAG CACCGGCTCGTGGTCCCCAAGAAAGGCAAGATTTCAGATttgtgtgtggccctggccaaacACACTGGTATCTCTCCAGAAAGG ATGATGGTGGCTGATGTCTTCAGTCATCGCTTCTATAAGATCTACCAGCTGGAGGAGTCTCTGAGTACCATCTTGGATCGAGATGATATCTTTAT ATATGAGGTGTCTGGAAGGTCTTCTATCACTGAGAACACTAAGGAGGATGTGGTGCTCCCTATCTACCTGCGGGAGCGTACTCCTGCCCGGGACTACAACAACTCCTACTATGGCCTGATGCTCTTTGGACACCCACTGCTGGTGTCAGTGCCCCGAGACCGGCTCTCCTGGGATGCCCTGTATCACATCCTGCTGTACCGCCTCTC ACGCTATGTGACCAAACCCAGCTCGGATGACGAGGATGATGGTGATGAGAAAG ATTCACAGGGTAAGAAGGGTATCCCCAAGTCTGGAAATGGAGCTGCAGGCAGCGCCCAAGATCCTGGACAAGAGCAGGCTGGGCCAAGCTCTGGAGTCGCTGGCGGGAGCCGGGCCTCTGCGGACAACTCTCCTGGACCATCTAACTGGCCCCAGAGGGCACGGCGCAAGCACCTGTTCACCCTGCAGACAGTGAACTCCAACGGGACCAGTGACCGCTCAAACTTGAACGAGGATACTCAAG cccagccATATATTGCCATCGACTGGGAGCCAGAGATGAAAAAGCGTTACTATGATGATGTGGAGGCTGAG GGCTACGTCAAGCACGAGTGCGTTAGGTATGTGCTGAAGAAGGCTCCCGTGAAACTGCAGGAGTGCATTGAGCTCTTCACCACTGTGGAGACCCTGGAGAAGGAAAACCCCTG GTACTGCCCCTCCTGCAAGCGGCACCAGCTGGCCACCAAGAAACTGGACCTGTGGTCACTGCCTGAGACACTCATCATCCACCTGAAGCGCTTCTCCTACACCAAGTTCTCCCGCGAGAAGCTGGACACCCTTGTGGAGTTCCCTATTCG gGACCTGGACTTCTCCGAGTTTGTCATCAAGCCGCAGAACGAGGCAGCCCCAGAGCTGTACAAATATGATCTCATCGCAGTGTCCAACCATTATGGGGGCCTGCGTGATGGACACT ACACAACATTTGCCTGCAACAAGGACAGTGGGCAATGGCACTACTTTGATGACAACAGCGTCTCACCTGTGACTGAGAATCAGATTGAG TCTAAGGCAGCCTACGTTCTCTTCTATCAACGCCAGGATGTGGTGCGTCATCGCATGCAGCCCAAGCCCCAACCGGGCCCTTCTGAccctccagcatctcctgccaGCGATTCCCCACCCAAACCTGAGTCAATGGATATAAACTAA